GCCATTTAGCATCAAGCCTAGCGATAGCGCGCCTAGCCATTGTATTGGGCTTTTTCGGTTAACACCTGAAAGCTTAGCAATAGGGCGACGACAAGATGAGTGAATTAAAGACAACAAACGAAACTCAGCGAATGATTAACAAAGCCGCTCATTCTAACGGCAAGTCAACCAAATAAAAAGCTACACATTAAGATGTCTTTATTGTGGTTAATTTATTTTACAATTTCAGCCATTGAAAAATAACTAAGCCCCCTTATACAGTTAACTAGGTAAAGAAATAACTAGGTATAGAAATAACTAGCCAAAAGAAATATCAGGCTGGAAAGATTATGGAAGAAGCACTAGCACCAATCGGTCGATTTATTATGAGTCTTGTTCGCTACTTTGTGGTTGAGCTTATTGTTGATCGCATTTTATACGGGGTAGGCTTTAGTGTGTTAAAACTGGTGAGTTTAGGCACATATCCAAGAAGCCCAGTATCTCGGCAAATGAAAAACCATTGCCTGTTTGCAGGCGTTGCCACCTTTACTATTGCCATCGTTCTAATTGCTGTTTTTAATGGTTTCAGCTAACACAGCCATTCGTATACTAATCAAAGCGTTAACTGTCATAACAACAACATCAAAAAGGTACTACCCCCCATGTCCAAGGTAATCTTACAAGGCTATATTGAAGTGCCTTTAAGTGAATTGAGCCTAGTTAAAGAAGCGCTTGAACGACATATCGAACTGACCAGAGCTGAACCTGGCTGCATAGTATTTAATATCGAGCCCGCGCAACAATATGCGAACCGGTTTAATGTGTATGAAGAGTTTGTTGATCAAGCGGCGTTCGAGCAACATCAAGTCCGAGTAAAACAGCCCCATTGGGGGAAGATAAGCCAAAATGTTGCAAGGCACTATCAAATTTCAGATTTAAGTGAAGTGAGCGATTAACACGCTCGAGTCAAATTAAGGAATTAATCATGTTAAAAAAACTATTAGCCAGTGTTGGTATTGGTAAAGCAAAAGTCGATGCAATTTTATTGTCAGATACAATGCGCGCTGGCGATGACTTCGATGTTGAAGTAGTCATTACTGGTGGTGAAGTGGCGCAAGAGCTAAACGGGCTAGAACTTGCGGTGATGGCACAGGCTAAAGCCGAAGCGGATGTTGGTGATGAAGAAGTAACTTACAATAAAAGCATCGTGCTGCAGCATTGGCATCAAGAGCTCAATATTACAGTTGCACCGGGTGAAGTCATTACCCGTCAGTTTACTTTAACTTTGCACCCAGAAACACCGGCGACCGAACTGTTTGGCCAACATGTTTCCAAAGTTTGGCTGCAAACCGGCTTAGACATTAAAAATGGACTGGACGGCTCAGATAAAGACAGCTTGTTTATTCACCCTTCAGCCACTCAATTAGCAGTATTAGAGTTAGTGGAACAAAGCGGCTACTCATTATTCAAAATTGATATTGAAGCGGGGCAAGTGCGTGGCCATGGTTTTGCATCTCACTTACCTTGCTACCAAGAGTACGAGTTTAAGCCGCAAAGTCGTTCATTGTTCGGCGCTAAAGAGCTGGAAGTGACCTTTGTCGATAATGGCAGTGAAACGGGCGTATTAATTGAAATTGACCGCGCATTTTTAGGCGATGGCTACCGCAGTGTTTCTATTCCCAATCATTGCACAACAGTAAGTGCCGTTCGCCCCTATGTTGAGCGACTGCTAGCTTAAATACACTTAACTCTATCGAGTTTAATCTAACCGTTACTAGTAAAAAAAGTAATAGTAAAAACTAATAGTAAAAAAGCGCGTTAGCTTGATGCAACGCGCTTTTTTACTGCTGTTAAATAGGTGGCTTTTAGAGTGCTGTAGATAGGAAAGTTCAGCCACTAAACGGGAAGTTTTTAAAGGATTTACAGTAATTGGTAAAAGAATAAAAAAATGTGAAAGTATTTTCACAAATGCTAGGTCAATAGTATCAGTACCAAGCGAACAGACGTTTTACGCAAATTAAACGCGAGCGATTGTTAGCGAAGTGTTTTTGAATGAATTTTTTCTCCCAATACCCCAGTGCGTTTTATCTTTTTCGCACTTCCTTTGTGCTTCAAGGATGAAGCCTATTTTTTTACTGATAAATAACCGCCTTTCTGTTTATTTCTAAGTGCATTGAGCTTGCTTAAATTTGCAAAATGAATACTGCTCAACCAAACTGCTAAAACAATGTTGGCTTTATACGTTAGATCTTGCTGAATTTTAGATTGCTAGGTTGGCTAGGCGAAAGTGTTCTTTAAATAACAAGTGCTTACTGTTAAGAAGCAAAGCTAACTAGATTCAGCATATATCAAGCCAAAACAATTCTAATATTGAAACGGGATGTTCTAATCATGTTAAAAAAGCTCATTTTAATTATTGGCGCTATTATCGCATTGCCATTAATCGTTGCCTTATTCCTACCCAATAGCTACGAAGTAGAGCGACAAGTCATCATTAACAAGCCCAAAGCAGAAGTGTTTGATTACGTAAAGTATTTAAAAAATCAAAATATTTACAGTAAGTGGGCGCAAATTGATCCCAACATGGTAAAAACCTTTCGTGGCGACGATGCACAAGTTGGCTTTGTTTCTCGCTGGGAGTCAGAGCACCCAGATGTCGGCACTGGTGAGCAAGAAATTATTGCTATCCAAGAAGGGGAAAAAATTGACTATGAACTTAGGTTTATCAAGCCCTTTGAGGCGACTTCTCCTGCTTATATGACCACCGAAGCGGTGAGCAGCTCAGAAACTCAAGTTAGCTGGGGCTTTCAAGGGCATTTAAATTATCCGATGAATCTCATGTTTTTATTTATCGATTTTAAACAAGTGATTGGTGATGACCTGCAGTTTGGTCTCAATAACTTGAAAATGATTTTAGAGAGCTAAAATGTTCTTTAGATTACGTAAACACGTACTCTAAACATTAATTATTAAAGGGATTTAAATGATGAAAGTGTTACTTATTCTATTGATTAGTTGGATGCTCGTGCCTGTTACTTTCGCCAATGACGCACAGATGCTAGACGACAATGCAGGCATGAATTGGCTACAAATGATTGACGATGGTGAATATAGCAAGAGCTGGCAAGAAGCTGATAGCCTGTTTAAATCGCAATTAACCAGTAGTAAGTGGCAAAAAGCGCTACGCAACGTCAGAAAGCCGTTAGGCAAGGTTGTCATGCGAAAGAAACACTCTGCTCAAACACACACGTCTTTGCCTGGAATACCCGACGGGCATTATTTAGTGCTGACCTTTAAAACGCAATTTGAACAAAAAACTAAGGCTATTGAAACGTTAACACTGAGCAAACAAAGTGGAGAATGGCGAGCAATTGGTTACTTTATTAAATAGCGTGTACAACTCTGCTACTTCAAGGTGCAGGATTTTAGCTGTCAAAAAACTTTAGCTGGAACAAAATGGCACCTTGAGAAATTCACTCGTAATAACCATTGGTCGGAAAAAGCCAGCCAGTCATCGCATACTCATCAAGTAGTTGAATATATTTTTTAACTAAACTGTTCTTATCGGAAAATTATTACTAAGGGATCACCGATGAAAACAAATCTTTTTCGCCTAAACCGCCTAGGTACTGCCAGTGTCTTTACTGGTGCGATTACTGCTGGACTTATTAGTGCTGCAATCTCCGTTGTTTGCAGCACTACCGCTTATGCTGCTGAGCCAAAAGCGCAGGTTGCCCAGCAAACGAGCCCAATTGGTGGTGTTGATCACGTAGGGCTTGCGGTTTCTAATCTAGAGCGCTCAAAAACATTCTTCACTGAAACGCTAGGTTTTAAAGTGCTAGGTAAAGATTCAGACTATCCCGCCTACTTTTTAAATAATGGCTCGATAACTGTTACGTTATGGCAAACCACTAATGGCGAGCAGGCAACGCCATTCAACCGTAAAACTAATGTTGGCTTACACCATTTGGCATTTCAGGTAGATAGCTTAGCCAAGTTAAATCAACTTCACGAAACGCTGAAATCAGCACCAGGTGTAAAAATTGAATTTGCGCCAGAAAACCTTGGCAAAGGGCCAACAAAACATATGATGATTCGTGAGCCGAGCGGTAACCGCCTAGAGTTTATCCATCGCGCTCGCCGTTAATCGTAATCAGTAAATTTTTATGCTAACGTTGCGCCAGTTATAAATACCTGCTTTTTAAATAAGGGAATCTACACAATGCCAAAGGCGAGTGAAATTAAGAAGAACGCGGCGATTGAATATAACGGTGGCGTTTATTTTGTTAAAGATATTGAGCGCTCTGTTCCTCAAGGTCGCGCTGGTGGTAGCTTGTACAGAATGCGTATGTACAATGTGGTTACTGGTCAAAAAGTTGATGAAACCTTTAAAGATGTAGACATGTTGAACATGGCTGACTTAGTGCGTCGTCCTGCAATGTTCTCTTACATTGACGGTGACGAGTATGTGTTTATGGACAATGAAGACTACACGCCTTACAACATGAACAAAGAGTCAATTGCCGAGGAAGTGCTATTTATCGACGAAAGTACCCAAGGTTTGCAAGTCATTTTGGTTGATGGCAGCCCAGTAGGCGTGGACTTACCATCGAGTGTTGAGTTAGATATTGTTGAGATAGACCCTTCAATTAAAGGCGCATCAGCAACGTCTCGTACCAAGCCAGCCACGTTATCAACGGGTCTAATTGTGCAGGTACCAGAGCATATTTCTAACGGTGATCGCATTAAAGTAAATACTGAAGAAAAACGCTTTATGAGCCGTGCTGACAAGTAGCCAAGCAGGCATAAATGTAAAATATTCGAAAGCGAGCCATGTGCTCGCTTTTTCTTGCTTAAAACACTATCTGTTAATTTATATCGCGGTAATAAAAGAAAAAGGGTTATAGATCATGTCACAGTATCCAATTGGTAAGCTTGGCCAGAAATGGGGCGAAGAGGAGCGAGCTTTATGGCTCGCCAAACAGTCAGTTAAGCGTTCTTATCAGGATGAAGTTGAAGCTAAAATTAATAAACTAGCGAGCGACTTAACTGTCGAAAGTAATGCCGAAATTCATGTCGAAAGCTATGGCACTTTGGCCTATCACACAGGTGACTACAAGTTGTGGGCAATTAAAAGTGCAAACTGGTCAAATGAGAAAAAAACGGTTTTAGTCACTGGTGGTGTGCACGGTTATGAAACCAGCGGTGTGCAAGGGGCGATACGTTTTGCCGAAACCAAAATGGCTGATTACGCTGGACACTTTAATATTCTGGTACTACCGTGTTTAAGCCCTTGGGGTTATGAAACCATTAATCGCTGGAATCCTGAGGCGATTGACCCAAATCGCTCGTTTTATGAAGAAAGCCCCGCACAAGAGTCGGCGCTGGCCATGGCTTATGTCGCAAGTTTAGGGGTTAAGTTTGATATTCATATTGACCTGCATGAAACCACTGACACAGATAACAGTGAGTTTCGACCAGCACTTGCTGCGCGAGAAGGGACTACCCAA
The nucleotide sequence above comes from Thalassotalea euphylliae. Encoded proteins:
- a CDS encoding sporulation protein, whose translation is MLKKLLASVGIGKAKVDAILLSDTMRAGDDFDVEVVITGGEVAQELNGLELAVMAQAKAEADVGDEEVTYNKSIVLQHWHQELNITVAPGEVITRQFTLTLHPETPATELFGQHVSKVWLQTGLDIKNGLDGSDKDSLFIHPSATQLAVLELVEQSGYSLFKIDIEAGQVRGHGFASHLPCYQEYEFKPQSRSLFGAKELEVTFVDNGSETGVLIEIDRAFLGDGYRSVSIPNHCTTVSAVRPYVERLLA
- a CDS encoding SRPBCC family protein → MLKKLILIIGAIIALPLIVALFLPNSYEVERQVIINKPKAEVFDYVKYLKNQNIYSKWAQIDPNMVKTFRGDDAQVGFVSRWESEHPDVGTGEQEIIAIQEGEKIDYELRFIKPFEATSPAYMTTEAVSSSETQVSWGFQGHLNYPMNLMFLFIDFKQVIGDDLQFGLNNLKMILES
- the efpL gene encoding elongation factor P-like protein EfpL, producing MPKASEIKKNAAIEYNGGVYFVKDIERSVPQGRAGGSLYRMRMYNVVTGQKVDETFKDVDMLNMADLVRRPAMFSYIDGDEYVFMDNEDYTPYNMNKESIAEEVLFIDESTQGLQVILVDGSPVGVDLPSSVELDIVEIDPSIKGASATSRTKPATLSTGLIVQVPEHISNGDRIKVNTEEKRFMSRADK
- a CDS encoding VOC family protein gives rise to the protein MKTNLFRLNRLGTASVFTGAITAGLISAAISVVCSTTAYAAEPKAQVAQQTSPIGGVDHVGLAVSNLERSKTFFTETLGFKVLGKDSDYPAYFLNNGSITVTLWQTTNGEQATPFNRKTNVGLHHLAFQVDSLAKLNQLHETLKSAPGVKIEFAPENLGKGPTKHMMIREPSGNRLEFIHRARR
- a CDS encoding M14 family metallopeptidase, with amino-acid sequence MSQYPIGKLGQKWGEEERALWLAKQSVKRSYQDEVEAKINKLASDLTVESNAEIHVESYGTLAYHTGDYKLWAIKSANWSNEKKTVLVTGGVHGYETSGVQGAIRFAETKMADYAGHFNILVLPCLSPWGYETINRWNPEAIDPNRSFYEESPAQESALAMAYVASLGVKFDIHIDLHETTDTDNSEFRPALAAREGTTQTNWNIPDGFYLVGDSENPQPAFQQAIIAAVAQVTHIAPADENGEIIGAPLEQHGVINYAYKKLGLCAGLANANFATTTEVYPDSPKVDDENCILAQVAAITSGLDYVIERA
- a CDS encoding putative quinol monooxygenase, whose protein sequence is MSKVILQGYIEVPLSELSLVKEALERHIELTRAEPGCIVFNIEPAQQYANRFNVYEEFVDQAAFEQHQVRVKQPHWGKISQNVARHYQISDLSEVSD
- a CDS encoding DUF4019 domain-containing protein gives rise to the protein MMKVLLILLISWMLVPVTFANDAQMLDDNAGMNWLQMIDDGEYSKSWQEADSLFKSQLTSSKWQKALRNVRKPLGKVVMRKKHSAQTHTSLPGIPDGHYLVLTFKTQFEQKTKAIETLTLSKQSGEWRAIGYFIK